From the genome of Xiphophorus hellerii strain 12219 chromosome 11, Xiphophorus_hellerii-4.1, whole genome shotgun sequence, one region includes:
- the kif20a gene encoding kinesin-like protein KIF20A isoform X1, producing the protein MALSLSSPYGCHSDDEEDLAVFESTAAEHGGMTRPRLPEVSVISPGLETRPTITQLKVAAKPGSSNEGTSERVKVFLRIRPLTDSEKGQEQGCVAIQDEETLLLKAPYESQNMRTAERGITQSIHKFSFSKIFGPDTTQQQIYEGTMKKMVNDVLKGENRLLYTYGVTNSGKTYTIQGNGREAGLLPRALVSLFRKLQGCLYGAMDLKPVMYQDVRQLDNSEIKTEEIRRNSLLKEDENQTSRRAGTTTAWDSGIGGLSSTTHTATQLEDTDSVCLDPDSLSLSGGCDLEEGVQFSVWVSFYEIYNEFLYDLLDASPSQQPRKRVTLRLSDDKQGNPYVKDLTWIQIRSAEEAWRILKAGRRNQSFASTHLNQNSSRSHSIFSIRVLHVHPEASTGQVMHISELTVCDLAGSERCKEQRNGERMKEANNINTSLLTLGRCIAALRHNQNNKSRPPLMVPFRDSKLTRVLQGFFCGRGISCMVVNINPCTSIYDETLQALKFSAIATQLLHGPSTKTRVAYILSLLRDPAAHGSESTVIEEEEDESDEEDGDITLLNTESLLQAIDVLKREVLRQREEKIVLEANVREQVVSEMMEVITSMQEGFTETLEAQTALIEERYENKICILQEHLKKFYRQELKERDEEIEALAAALDKKQKEDGVSMTTPPVESEGPRRSLRLSSQTELNRLRVELDQCRAELLTKTQDLVKLRMKLDVPGSAGALTTAADRKLQEGQRNLRQLRLDLQKLGVDLQSGERACCRNTGGERLRQTLTAADDTLVKQNQILLELQNDLTLVKADLRRKAETLAGRAQPPTTTFAAPTTPGSCKKRGCMATTPSECENRPPQKRHFFQSLFPTRTPSRKYNAHAAAESSLTPSSRILRSRQPSPPPSPLLTPRSLRGKY; encoded by the exons ATGGCGCTGTCTTTGTCTTCCCCATATGGATGTCACtctgatgatgaagaggatCTGGCTGTGTTTGAGTCCACAGCAGCAGAGCACGGAGGAATGACCAGACCACGTCTACCTGAGGTCTCTGTTATTTCCCCCGGGCTTGAAACCAGGCCGACCATTACACAGCTG AAAGTTGCTGCGAAACCTGGCAGCTCTAATGAGGGGACCTCAGAAAGGGTGAAAGTTTTTCTGCGCATTCGCCCGCTGACTGACTCAGAAAAAGGACAAGAGCAG GGCTGTGTGGCGATCCAGGATGAGGAGACATTGCTGCTCAAAGCTCCATATGAGTCTCAGAACATGAGGACGGCAGAAAGAGGCATCACCCAGAGCATTCACAAGTTCAGTTTCTCGAAG ATATTTGGTCCGGATACGACTCAGCAGCAGATCTATGAAGGTACAATGAAGAAAATGGTGAACGATGTTCTCAAAGGAGAAAACAGGCTTCTCTACACTTACGGTGTCACGAACTCTGGAAAGACTTACACCATTCAAG GCAATGGTCGAGAGGCAGGCCTGTTGCCACGGGCGTTGGTGTCTCTGTTCAGGAAGTTGCAGGGTTGTCTCTATGGTGCGATGGACCTGAAGCCCGTCATGTATCAGGATGTCAGGCAGCTGGACAATAGTGAGATCAAGACGGAAGAAATCCGAAGAAACTCCCTCCTCAAAGAG GATGAAAATCAAACTTCTCGTCGCGCTGGTACCACTACAGCCTGGGACAGTGGCATTGGAGGGCTTTCTTCCACCACACACACTGCCACTCAGCTTGAAG ACACGGACAGCGTGTGTCTGGACCCCGACAGTCTGTCACTCAGTGGAGGCTGTGACCTGGAGGAGGGGGTGCAGTTTTCCGTCTGGGTCTCCTTCTATGAGATCTACAATGAGTTCCTGTATGATCTGCTGGATGCTTCGCCCTCCCAGCAGCCCCGAAAAAGAGTTACTCTGCGGCTCAGTGATGACAAGCAGGGCAACCCTTACGTCAAAG ATCTCACTTGGATTCAGATTCGCAGCGCTGAGGAGGCCTGGAGGATCCTGAAGGCAGGGCGGCGTAACCAAAGCTTTGCCAGCACTCACCTAAACCAAAACTCCAGCAGGAG CCACAGCATCTTCTCCATCCGCGTCCTTCATGTTCACCCAGAAGCCAGTACAGGCCAGGTCATGCACATCAGCGA GCTGACTGTGTGCGATCTGGCCGGGTCGGAGCGCTGTAAAGAGCAGCGTAATGGTGAGAGGATGAAGGAGGCCAACAACATCAACACCTCCCTCCTGACGCTGGGACGCTGCATCGCTGCTTTGAGgcacaaccaaaacaataa GTCCAGGCCCCCTCTGATGGTTCCTTTCAGGGACAGCAAACTGACCCGGGTCCTGCAGGGCTTCTTCTGCGGCAGAGGAATCTCCTGCATGGTGGTCAACATCAATCCATGCACCTCCATTTATGATGAGACCCTTCAGGCACTCAAGTTCTCTGCTATAGCTACACAg CTTCTCCATGGCCCGTCCACTAAGACCAGAGTGGCCTACATCCTCTCTCTGCTCCGAGACCCTGCAGCACATGGCAGTGAAAGCACagtgatagaggaggaagaggatgaaagTGATGAAGAGGATGGAGATATCACCTTGTTGAATACGGAG tCTCTACTGCAGGCCATCGACGTCCTGAAGAGAGAAGTGCTTCGCCAGCGGGAAGAAAAAATAGTCCTGGAGGCTAATGTGAGAGAGCAGGTCGTCTCTGAAATGATGGAAGTCATCACATCAATGCAAGAGGGATTCAC TGAGACCTTGGAGGCTCAGACTGCTCTGATCGAAGAGAGGTATGAGAACAAAATATGTATCCTGCAGGAACATCTGAAGAAATTTTACCGCCAGGAGCTGAAG GAGCGTGATGAGGAAATTGAAGCTTTGGCTGCTGCCCTTGACAAAAAGCAGAAGGAAGATGGCGTCTCCATGACAACACCACCCGTAGAGTCAGAGGGGCCTCGGCGCTCTCTCCGCCTCTCGTCTCAGACTGAGCTGAACCGACTGCGTGTTGAACTCGATCAGTGTCGCGCTGAGCTTCTCACCAAGACCCAGG ACCTGGTGAAGCTGAGGATGAAGCTGGATGTGCCGGGTTCGGCCGGCGCCCTCACCACCGCAGCGGATCGCAAGCTGCAGGAGGGTCAGCGG AACCTGCGCCAGCTCCGACTGGACCTGCAGAAGCTGGGAGTGGATCTGCAGTCTGGTGAAAGAGCTTGTTGCCGCAACACAGGAGGGGAGAGGCTGCGGCAAACACTCACAGCTGCAGACGATACTCTAGTCAAACAG AACCAGATCCTGCTGGAGCTTCAGAATGACCTCACTCTGGTCAAAGCAGACTTGCGGCGGAAGGCGGAGACCCTGGCGGGCCGCGCACAGCCGCCCACTACAACTTTCGCTGCACCCACTACTCCAGGCTCCTGCAAAAAGAGGGGCTGCATGGCAACCACGCCGAGCGAATGCGAAAACCGGCCACCCCAGAAACGGCACTTTTTCCAGTCTCTGTTTCCGACTCGCACCCCTTCACGTAAATACAACGCCCATGCAGCCGCGGAATCCAGCTTGACTCCATCTTCGCGAATCTTGCGCTCCCGTCAGCCGTCTCCACCCCCTAGCCCCCTCCTCACCCCACGGAGCCTCAGAGGAAAATActga
- the kif20a gene encoding kinesin-like protein KIF20A isoform X2, whose amino-acid sequence MALSLSSPYGCHSDDEEDLAVFESTAAEHGGMTRPRLPEVSVISPGLETRPTITQLKVAAKPGSSNEGTSERVKVFLRIRPLTDSEKGQEQGCVAIQDEETLLLKAPYESQNMRTAERGITQSIHKFSFSKIFGPDTTQQQIYEGTMKKMVNDVLKGENRLLYTYGVTNSGKTYTIQGNGREAGLLPRALVSLFRKLQGCLYGAMDLKPVMYQDVRQLDNSEIKTEEIRRNSLLKEDENQTSRRAGTTTAWDSGIGGLSSTTHTATQLEDTDSVCLDPDSLSLSGGCDLEEGVQFSVWVSFYEIYNEFLYDLLDASPSQQPRKRVTLRLSDDKQGNPYVKDLTWIQIRSAEEAWRILKAGRRNQSFASTHLNQNSSRSHSIFSIRVLHVHPEASTGQVMHISELTVCDLAGSERCKEQRNGERMKEANNINTSLLTLGRCIAALRHNQNNKSRPPLMVPFRDSKLTRVLQGFFCGRGISCMVVNINPCTSIYDETLQALKFSAIATQLLHGPSTKTRVAYILSLLRDPAAHGSESTVIEEEEDESDEEDGDITLLNTESLLQAIDVLKREVLRQREEKIVLEANVREQVVSEMMEVITSMQEGFTETLEAQTALIEERYENKICILQEHLKKFYRQELKERDEEIEALAAALDKKQKEDGVSMTTPPVESEGPRRSLRLSSQTELNRLRVELDQCRAELLTKTQDLVKLRMKLDVPGSAGALTTAADRKLQEGQRNLRQLRLDLQKLGVDLQSGERACCRNTGGERLRQTLTAADDTLVKQPALKLNLGF is encoded by the exons ATGGCGCTGTCTTTGTCTTCCCCATATGGATGTCACtctgatgatgaagaggatCTGGCTGTGTTTGAGTCCACAGCAGCAGAGCACGGAGGAATGACCAGACCACGTCTACCTGAGGTCTCTGTTATTTCCCCCGGGCTTGAAACCAGGCCGACCATTACACAGCTG AAAGTTGCTGCGAAACCTGGCAGCTCTAATGAGGGGACCTCAGAAAGGGTGAAAGTTTTTCTGCGCATTCGCCCGCTGACTGACTCAGAAAAAGGACAAGAGCAG GGCTGTGTGGCGATCCAGGATGAGGAGACATTGCTGCTCAAAGCTCCATATGAGTCTCAGAACATGAGGACGGCAGAAAGAGGCATCACCCAGAGCATTCACAAGTTCAGTTTCTCGAAG ATATTTGGTCCGGATACGACTCAGCAGCAGATCTATGAAGGTACAATGAAGAAAATGGTGAACGATGTTCTCAAAGGAGAAAACAGGCTTCTCTACACTTACGGTGTCACGAACTCTGGAAAGACTTACACCATTCAAG GCAATGGTCGAGAGGCAGGCCTGTTGCCACGGGCGTTGGTGTCTCTGTTCAGGAAGTTGCAGGGTTGTCTCTATGGTGCGATGGACCTGAAGCCCGTCATGTATCAGGATGTCAGGCAGCTGGACAATAGTGAGATCAAGACGGAAGAAATCCGAAGAAACTCCCTCCTCAAAGAG GATGAAAATCAAACTTCTCGTCGCGCTGGTACCACTACAGCCTGGGACAGTGGCATTGGAGGGCTTTCTTCCACCACACACACTGCCACTCAGCTTGAAG ACACGGACAGCGTGTGTCTGGACCCCGACAGTCTGTCACTCAGTGGAGGCTGTGACCTGGAGGAGGGGGTGCAGTTTTCCGTCTGGGTCTCCTTCTATGAGATCTACAATGAGTTCCTGTATGATCTGCTGGATGCTTCGCCCTCCCAGCAGCCCCGAAAAAGAGTTACTCTGCGGCTCAGTGATGACAAGCAGGGCAACCCTTACGTCAAAG ATCTCACTTGGATTCAGATTCGCAGCGCTGAGGAGGCCTGGAGGATCCTGAAGGCAGGGCGGCGTAACCAAAGCTTTGCCAGCACTCACCTAAACCAAAACTCCAGCAGGAG CCACAGCATCTTCTCCATCCGCGTCCTTCATGTTCACCCAGAAGCCAGTACAGGCCAGGTCATGCACATCAGCGA GCTGACTGTGTGCGATCTGGCCGGGTCGGAGCGCTGTAAAGAGCAGCGTAATGGTGAGAGGATGAAGGAGGCCAACAACATCAACACCTCCCTCCTGACGCTGGGACGCTGCATCGCTGCTTTGAGgcacaaccaaaacaataa GTCCAGGCCCCCTCTGATGGTTCCTTTCAGGGACAGCAAACTGACCCGGGTCCTGCAGGGCTTCTTCTGCGGCAGAGGAATCTCCTGCATGGTGGTCAACATCAATCCATGCACCTCCATTTATGATGAGACCCTTCAGGCACTCAAGTTCTCTGCTATAGCTACACAg CTTCTCCATGGCCCGTCCACTAAGACCAGAGTGGCCTACATCCTCTCTCTGCTCCGAGACCCTGCAGCACATGGCAGTGAAAGCACagtgatagaggaggaagaggatgaaagTGATGAAGAGGATGGAGATATCACCTTGTTGAATACGGAG tCTCTACTGCAGGCCATCGACGTCCTGAAGAGAGAAGTGCTTCGCCAGCGGGAAGAAAAAATAGTCCTGGAGGCTAATGTGAGAGAGCAGGTCGTCTCTGAAATGATGGAAGTCATCACATCAATGCAAGAGGGATTCAC TGAGACCTTGGAGGCTCAGACTGCTCTGATCGAAGAGAGGTATGAGAACAAAATATGTATCCTGCAGGAACATCTGAAGAAATTTTACCGCCAGGAGCTGAAG GAGCGTGATGAGGAAATTGAAGCTTTGGCTGCTGCCCTTGACAAAAAGCAGAAGGAAGATGGCGTCTCCATGACAACACCACCCGTAGAGTCAGAGGGGCCTCGGCGCTCTCTCCGCCTCTCGTCTCAGACTGAGCTGAACCGACTGCGTGTTGAACTCGATCAGTGTCGCGCTGAGCTTCTCACCAAGACCCAGG ACCTGGTGAAGCTGAGGATGAAGCTGGATGTGCCGGGTTCGGCCGGCGCCCTCACCACCGCAGCGGATCGCAAGCTGCAGGAGGGTCAGCGG AACCTGCGCCAGCTCCGACTGGACCTGCAGAAGCTGGGAGTGGATCTGCAGTCTGGTGAAAGAGCTTGTTGCCGCAACACAGGAGGGGAGAGGCTGCGGCAAACACTCACAGCTGCAGACGATACTCTAGTCAAACAG CCagctttaaaactgaatttgggTTTCTAA
- the cdc23 gene encoding cell division cycle protein 23 homolog: protein MKMAALCSEFGDLAQIKKQLISVISLCKERGVLHSAKWASELAFALDPLPKDNLPPEPAFTEEDAQDLDAFTLAKSYFDLKEYDRAAYFLKGCCSQKAYFLYMYSRYLSGEKKKDDETVDSLGPLEKGQVRNEALRELRVELSKKHTARELDGFTLYLYGVVLRKLDLLKEAVEVFVEAIQALPLHWGAWLELSNLITNIEMLKSLSLPDCWIKDFFMAHMYTELQMIKEALQKYQNLIEAGFSKSTYIISQIAVAYHNIRDIDQALALFNELREHDPYRIDNMDTFSNLLYVKSMKPELSYLAHNLVEIDKYRVETCCVIGNYYSLRSQHEKAALYFQRALKLNPRCLGAWTLMGHEYMEMKNTSAAIQAYRHAIEVNKRDYRAWYGLGQTYEILKMPFYCLYYYRKAHQLRPNDSRMLVALGESYEKLSQQVEAKKCYWRAYSVGDVEKMALLKLAKLHEQLNESDDAAQCYMLYIQDIFSCGEQLEHAEVSTALRYLGQYYFKSKLYDEASLCAQRCCDYNDAREEGKALLRQISQVRDQVETPSADLFTPLSNNNTPVRRVSPLNLISFTP, encoded by the exons ATGAAAATGGCGGCTCTGTGCAGTGAGTTCGGAGATCTGGCACAAATCAAGAAACAGCTAATATCTGTCATATCGTTGTGTaaagaaagaggagttttgCATAGCGCGAAGTG GGCTTCTGAGTTGGCGTTTGCTTTGGATCCCCTTCCCAAGGATAATTTACCCCCAGAACCAGCATTCACTGAG GAAGACGCTCAAGATCTGGATGCCTTCACTTTGGCCAAATCCTACTTTGACCTGAAAGAGTATGACCGTGCTGCTTACTTTCTAAAGGGCTGCTGTAGCCAGAAGGCTTATTTCCTCTACATGTATTCCCGCTATCTG TCTGGCGAGAAGAAGAAAGATGATGAGACTGTGGACAGTTTGG GTCCTTTGGAGAAGGGTCAGGTGCGTAATGAAGCTTTGCGAGAACTGAGAGTTGAGCTCAGTAAGAAGCACACTGCAAGAGAGCTGGACGGCTTTACGCTGTATTT GTATGGGGTTGTTTTACGAAAGCTGGATCTGCTGAAGGAGGCAGTGGAAGTGTTTGTGGAGGCAATTCAAGCCCTTCCTCTTCACTGGGGTGCCTGGCTGGAGCTTAGTAACCTCATCACAAACATCGAAATG TTAAAGTCCCTGTCTCTGCCTGACTGCTGGATTAAAGACTTCTTCATGGCCCACATGTACACAGAGCTCCAGATGATCAAAGAGGCTTTGCAGAAGTACCAGAACCTCATTGAGGCTGGCTTCTCCAAGAGCACCTACATCATCTCGCAGATTGCTGTTGCCTACCACAACATCAGAG ATATCGACCAAGCTTTGGCACTGTTTAATGAACTGAGGGAGCATGATCCGTATCGTATCGACAACATGGACACCTTCTCTAATTTGCTATATGTCAAA AGTATGAAGCCTGAATTAAGTTATTTAGCCCACAACCTGGTGGAGATTGATAAATACCGAGTGGAGACATGCTGCGTAATTG ggAACTACTACAGTTTACGCTCTCAGCATGAGAAAGCAGCTCTGTACTTCCAGCGCGCCCTGAAACTGAACCCTCGTTGTCTTGGAGCCTGGACCCTCATGGGCCACGAATACATGGAAATGAAGAACACTTCAGCCGCCATCCAGGCCTACAG GCATGCAATTGAAGTGAACAAGCGGGATTATCGTGCCTGGTATGGATTAGGTCAGACATATGAAATCCTTAAGATGCCTTTTTACTGTTTGTATTACTACCGAAAGGCTCACCAGCTCAG ACCCAATGACTCTCGCATGTTGGTTGCATTGGGGGAAAGCTATGAAAAACTCTCTCAGCAAGTTGAAGCCAAGAAG TGCTACTGGAGGGCTTATTCTGTTGGCGATGTAGAAAAAATGGCTCTTCTTAAACTGGCAAA GCTCCACGAACAGCTGAATGAGTCTGACGATGCTGCTCAGTGTTACATGCTTTACATTCAAGACATTTTCTCTTGTGGG GAACAACTGGAGCATGCAGAGGTGAGCACAGCTCTGCGCTACCTGGGTCAGTATTATTTCAAGAGCAAACTCTACGACGAGGCTTCGCTCTGTGCGCAGCGCTGCTGTGACTACAACGAT GCACGAGAAGAGGGGAAGGCTCTGCTGAGGCAGATCTCACAGGTCAGAGATCAGGTGGAAACGCCTTCAGCAGATCTGTTCACTCCGCTCTCAAACAACAACACACCGGTCAGGAGGGTGTCTCCTCTGAACCTCATCTCCTTCACGCCATGA